GGAGCCACGGCTGACTTCCTCCCGGAGGAGCATCCGTGTTCAGCGGCGTCCCCGGAGGCGGCGGAGGAGCCTGGTTATAAACCCACCGCGCATTCACCGACAAAGGTCGTTCCCCCGGGGGCGAAAACCCTTCTTCGATCCCCTGGTAGGCGAGATCGGTCGCCACGTTCAAAGTCTGGCGCAGATACCTGTTGATCGTCAGCCCGCATCGGGTGTGAATGTCGGGCTCGCTCCCTCGGATCTGTCGTGTGTCGAATCGGGCCAGGACCTTCTTCTCCCCGGCGAGCAACTGCTCGACGAATTGCTGCCGCGGGATGACGAGAGTCTTTCGATCAATGAGCGAGGGAGCGATCCCGGTGTAGCGGGCCAACCCGTTCACAATTCGTTCCCGCTGCTCGTCCGTCAGATGGTCCCGGCGGGCCAGAGCGGGTGCATATTCGGTTCGCGCCCACGTCTCGGCCTGCGCCAGAGCGCTGGCCAGGTCGGTTTGCAGATCGGGCGGAAGCTTTCTGTGATAGAAGGCGGCTGCCGTTCGAGAGGGAATAAAGAGCGCCGTTCGCATCTCCTCAGGCATCACCGGACCCACGGGTATGCCTCCCGAAATTAGAATCACTCCAGCTACTGGAATTCCTCGTTGCAGCAGTGCTTCCGCGACTCCTGCCGCTCGCCACACGCCGTAGCTTTCGCCGCCGAGCACAAGGGGCGCATCCCAGGCATCGAAGCGCGTCAGGTAAACCCGCACGAATTCAGCGACCGATGCAATATCGCCCAGGGTATTGTAAAATTCAGCCGCATACTCGGATCGCGTCGGCCGACTGAAACCAGTCCCAACCGGATCAACGAAGACCAGATCGGTGAGATCGAGCCAGGTCGTCTCGTTAGTCACAAGATCACAGCCAGCTTCATCCGCGAGATCCCTCTTCCAGCGGAGGCGCTTGGGGCCGAAGCCGATGAGGTGAACCAACACGGAGTTCGCCCCCGGCCCCCCATTCCAGAGGAAAGTCAGAGGTCGAGGTGGGGCGCCGGGAGCTTGGTCAAGCAAATACGCGATGAAAAACATCTGACCGTGAACTTCACCAGTCTCGTTATGCCGGATCGGGAGAAACCCCGCACGCGCCGTGTAGCGGAGAACTCGCCGACCAATCGTGACCTGATGACGGGTCGTTGCAATCTCTGGGGTGACCGGCTGGGGAGTCGGGGGGAGAGGACGTCGCGGCACGGGCGCGACAGCACCAGCAGAACCGGACACGAGGAGAAGCGTGAGGGCGAGGACTTGGGGAGTACCGGTTCGACGCCTCATGACAATGCCTCCAGTAAACGATCCACATCTCGCAAATCGTTATAGACCGACGGCGACACCCGGAGGAAGTGAGCACCCAGGCGAACGTGAATATTCGCCTTCTGAAGCCGTTCAAGAACGGGCTGACGCTCCTTGACAGCGAACGTGATGAGCGCCGATTTCGTCTCCGGCGGCGTGAGAAGCTCAAAGCCCAGACGGGGCATCTCCCGGCGCAGACGGTCGAGCAGCGGTTGCCGATGTGCTTCGATGCGCTCGATGCCGAGTCGTCGGAGATAGGGCAATGACACACTCAGAGCAGCCATAGGAGCATAGGCATTACTCCCCACCTCAAAGTGGGCGCTGGCATCCGTCCCCAGCTCCCACGTCACAGGGTCATCGGCGGGCGGATCATAGGGCAGAACATGGGTCTGGATGCGACGCGCCGAGTGATAGCCATACTGCGTCCGACGGAGCACCCGTCCGATCAAGTCCTCCCGTACATACAGGAAGCCCAGACCGAAATCCCCCATCAGCCATTTGAAGCTCGAACAGGCACAGAAGTCCACGCCGGTCGCCCGCACGTCAATCGGCGTCGCTCCAGCAGCCTGAGCGATGTCGGCGTACACGTATGCTCCGTACGCGTGAGCCAGATCACACACGGCTTTGAGATCATGCTGAAAGCCGTTGTACATGGAGACGAGGGAAATTTCGATGAGCCGGGTCTTCCTGTCAACCAACTGCTCCAGGTCACGCATCTCAATGCGACCATCACGAGGCCGGGCAATCCGCAGATCGAGGCCGAAGAAGCGCTTGAGCGCCTGCAAGTGCAAAAGCGCTCCCTCGAAGTGGAGGGCATCGGTCACGACGTTCCCGCCGGACGTGGGAATATCTAGCCCCTTGACGACGAGATTCTCTCCTGTACTCGTATTGGGGACGAAGCTGATCTCCGAAGGATCGGCATTGATGAGCGCCGCGAACTGACCCTTCACGTAATCGGCCAACGAGGTCCCATCGGGAGCCGTCAATGTCCGACCGTGCAGTCGCGCTTCCGTGTACCGGCGGACAGCCTCGGCGCTCGCCCGAGGAAGGGGATGGATGTAGGCCGCGTTCAAATAGGTGAGCCCCGCCGGAAGAGCAAAATCCTCCTTTCGGGGGAAGACAGGAGCAGACCGGTCAGTTGCGGAGTCCGCTCCCGGCTGCCCTCTTTCGGGCACTAGCGCAGGAATCAGTGTCGTTGAAGCGGCATAGCCGCCCACTCCTCTCAGAAGATCGCGCCGACTCAGAGGCATACTCATTTTCCTCTCTTTTGGCCAAATCGCCCGGGCGATGGCTGCGGTATAGCCGATTCAATGAACATGGCGACGTCACGTTTCAATTCCGCTGCGGCTGTTCGATCCGTATAAATCGCGTGACCACCGCCGTAGCTCCGAGCGATGATGCGCTCCGCCAATCCGCCCGCCGCATGACTGGCCAGGTAGGAATTGGCAGCATAACTACAGACGAGATCATAGTAGCCGCAGGTGACAAAAACTCGCAGTCGCGGATTTGCTGCCAGCGCCCGACGCAGTGACTCTTCGGCAAAAGCTCGAGCCATACTGAGCGGACTTCGCTGACGAGATGCATCGGGCGTTTTCTCCGCGGAAGGGTAATCCCATTTCCAGCGCGTTGACATCCAGTCGCCTCGCGGTGTGGTCGGGGGAGGATATCCGCCTCCAAAAGGACCTTGATACCGGAGATCGCTCTGATAGTTCAGCTCCTTCCGAAAATAGCGCACGACGCCGACATCGTTGATGATATGGCGAAGACTGGGATCACGAGTTGGATCATATGGCTGT
This portion of the Blastocatellia bacterium genome encodes:
- a CDS encoding aminotransferase class V-fold PLP-dependent enzyme gives rise to the protein MSMPLSRRDLLRGVGGYAASTTLIPALVPERGQPGADSATDRSAPVFPRKEDFALPAGLTYLNAAYIHPLPRASAEAVRRYTEARLHGRTLTAPDGTSLADYVKGQFAALINADPSEISFVPNTSTGENLVVKGLDIPTSGGNVVTDALHFEGALLHLQALKRFFGLDLRIARPRDGRIEMRDLEQLVDRKTRLIEISLVSMYNGFQHDLKAVCDLAHAYGAYVYADIAQAAGATPIDVRATGVDFCACSSFKWLMGDFGLGFLYVREDLIGRVLRRTQYGYHSARRIQTHVLPYDPPADDPVTWELGTDASAHFEVGSNAYAPMAALSVSLPYLRRLGIERIEAHRQPLLDRLRREMPRLGFELLTPPETKSALITFAVKERQPVLERLQKANIHVRLGAHFLRVSPSVYNDLRDVDRLLEALS
- a CDS encoding peptidase S10, yielding MRRRTGTPQVLALTLLLVSGSAGAVAPVPRRPLPPTPQPVTPEIATTRHQVTIGRRVLRYTARAGFLPIRHNETGEVHGQMFFIAYLLDQAPGAPPRPLTFLWNGGPGANSVLVHLIGFGPKRLRWKRDLADEAGCDLVTNETTWLDLTDLVFVDPVGTGFSRPTRSEYAAEFYNTLGDIASVAEFVRVYLTRFDAWDAPLVLGGESYGVWRAAGVAEALLQRGIPVAGVILISGGIPVGPVMPEEMRTALFIPSRTAAAFYHRKLPPDLQTDLASALAQAETWARTEYAPALARRDHLTDEQRERIVNGLARYTGIAPSLIDRKTLVIPRQQFVEQLLAGEKKVLARFDTRQIRGSEPDIHTRCGLTINRYLRQTLNVATDLAYQGIEEGFSPPGERPLSVNARWVYNQAPPPPPGTPLNTDAPPGGSQPWLRRAMQMAPAVKVFVATGLYDSLNSCAVHAEVISRLEPPLRQNITARCYEGGHAMYETESVREPLKRDISAFYRDVVAGHRAGASRSGAFRQSRASSFDRRRSITRAGWMRR